The nucleotide sequence AGGCCACGTGACGGAGAAGGGCGTCGCTTAATCCCAGGAGGCTTCCAAAAAGAGCAAAGGTCGTTCCGAACAGCGTAAAGCCGCCCGCAAGCCCCAGCACGATCCAGAAAGGGCGGTGACGAAGCGGCGTCGCGACGGAAGCGCTAAGAAGAGGCGGAAGAACCGGAAGGATGCAAGGGCTTAAGACCGTCAACAGTCCGGCCAAAATCGACAAGAGTTCCAATCCCCAATTCATGTTTGCTCCATTTCACCCGTCCTGCCGAACGGGTTCGATTTATTTTTCAGTGTAAAAAGTGAACTTGATTGATAGTGCAGATCTTACCGGAGGAATTTGAAGGCCGAATGAAGGAAATGTGAAGATTCGATGAAGATCGGCTCAAAGCGGAAGGTTAAACCAGACCTCGGTCAAGCCGGGTCGGCTGTCGGCTCCCACGCTCCCCCCATGGGCCTCGACAATCTGTTTGACGATGGACAGCCCGATGCCCGCTCCGCCCCATTCGCGGGAACGGGATTTCTCCCCCCGGTAAAACCGCTCGAAAATGTGCGGCAGGTCTTCCGGGCGGATTCCTTCACCGCTGTTCGTGAAAAGAACCTTCGCACGGCTCCCCTCCGTTCGGATATCGACCCCCGCCTCTCCACCGTCCGGAGTGTATTGAAGAACGTTCTGGATCAGGTTCTGAACCGCCTGAACGATCTGATCGGCATCGGCGACCACGAAGACGGGCGCCCCGTTGATCTTCATCCGGATGCTCTTCTGATCAAAGCGGGGCTGTTCCTTTCGAAGCAGTTGAAGGATCACGGCCTGGAGATCGAAACGTTCCTTCATCATGACCCGGGTTTCGGCGTCGATCTGGGAAAGACGATGGAGAGCGTCGACCAAGCGAACCAGACGGAGGACTTCCTCATGAAGGGAATCGATCGTCTCCCGCGACGGCTCCATCAACCGGTCTTGAATCGCCTCCAACTGACCCCGGATGTTATTGAGCGGAGTCCGAAGCTCGTGGGCCACATTGGCGACCAGATCTTTCCTCATTCTCTCGATTCTTTCAAGACTCCCGACCATTTGATTAAACGCCAGCCCCAACTCGCCGACCTCGTCATGCGTGATGACCTTGACCCGCTCGGAGTAATCCCCCATCGCAAGCTTTCGCGTTATCTTGTTCATTTGGGTAAGCGAGCGCATCGCCTGTTTGGTC is from Nitrospiria bacterium and encodes:
- a CDS encoding ATP-binding protein, producing the protein MRVPKISLIWKLVAINLLGVGIVVFLAWQVIDHFAADYFMGLMKQYNIDPEVLHAMFLHTTHQFLLLSMVLGLVAVSLLGFFMTKQAMRSLTQMNKITRKLAMGDYSERVKVITHDEVGELGLAFNQMVGSLERIERMRKDLVANVAHELRTPLNNIRGQLEAIQDRLMEPSRETIDSLHEEVLRLVRLVDALHRLSQIDAETRVMMKERFDLQAVILQLLRKEQPRFDQKSIRMKINGAPVFVVADADQIVQAVQNLIQNVLQYTPDGGEAGVDIRTEGSRAKVLFTNSGEGIRPEDLPHIFERFYRGEKSRSREWGGAGIGLSIVKQIVEAHGGSVGADSRPGLTEVWFNLPL